One part of the Sorangiineae bacterium MSr11954 genome encodes these proteins:
- a CDS encoding glycosyl hydrolase family 28 protein, translating into MSGQWLTKSVLAAITLAAIDAVPSVSASAPAATFNVKDYGAAGNGSANDSAAIDKAIAAANKAGGGIVLFPAGTYKSGNTVHLKSQVTLQIDAEATIVGSNADTYDPPEDNPYDKYQDYGHSHFHNAMFYGDRLTNIAIVGAGTIDGGGHLITGNPKRGEADKILSLTRCDGLTLNGVRFRRGGHFAILTNNCNDIRSDQLRIDTASDRDGWNIISAQNVTITRANIASNDDALAFKSDYALGAKLPNGHVTVTDSTLTAGCCNALMFGSETCGDFTDYKFERITIQGAGKSGLGLVSMDGAIISDVHYRDITMTGTKSHIMQKVGTRKRCGNNPGVGQISDITYDNIKASYTGDGAFSPTLWGEADSHQISNVTFNNVNLEVPGGSGTMGTGLPSNDPKEYNPKSIGTRPSYGWYVHNAHHITWLNSEVHFKNNDGRPGILASNGSFLRFDKFIDERGSNSPFDIGFQSVTGYCVQNATNTKGGALRIDASSSSQSCP; encoded by the coding sequence ATGAGCGGACAATGGCTCACGAAGTCGGTCCTCGCCGCCATCACCTTGGCGGCCATCGATGCGGTGCCGAGCGTCAGTGCGTCTGCACCGGCGGCAACCTTCAACGTCAAAGATTACGGCGCGGCTGGCAATGGGTCCGCCAATGACTCGGCGGCCATCGACAAGGCCATTGCGGCGGCGAACAAGGCGGGGGGCGGCATCGTGCTGTTCCCGGCGGGGACCTACAAGTCCGGCAACACGGTCCACTTGAAGAGCCAGGTCACCCTCCAAATCGACGCCGAGGCCACCATCGTCGGCTCGAACGCGGACACCTACGATCCGCCGGAGGACAACCCCTACGACAAATATCAGGACTACGGCCACAGCCACTTTCACAATGCCATGTTCTACGGCGACCGCCTGACGAACATCGCCATCGTCGGCGCCGGCACCATCGATGGCGGGGGCCACCTCATCACCGGCAACCCCAAACGGGGCGAGGCCGACAAGATCCTCTCGCTCACCCGCTGCGACGGCCTCACCTTGAACGGCGTGCGCTTCCGGCGCGGCGGCCACTTTGCGATCCTCACCAACAACTGCAACGACATCCGCTCCGATCAGCTCCGAATCGACACGGCCAGTGATCGCGACGGCTGGAACATCATCAGCGCCCAGAACGTCACCATCACCCGCGCCAACATCGCCTCCAACGACGATGCGCTGGCCTTCAAGAGCGACTACGCCCTCGGCGCCAAGCTCCCCAACGGCCATGTCACGGTCACCGACTCCACCCTCACCGCCGGGTGTTGCAACGCCTTGATGTTCGGCTCCGAGACGTGCGGCGACTTCACCGATTACAAATTCGAGCGCATCACCATCCAAGGCGCGGGCAAATCCGGCCTCGGCCTGGTCTCCATGGATGGCGCCATCATCTCCGATGTTCACTACCGGGACATCACGATGACCGGCACGAAGTCACACATCATGCAGAAAGTCGGCACACGAAAGCGCTGCGGAAACAACCCGGGCGTGGGCCAGATCAGCGACATCACGTACGACAACATCAAGGCCAGCTACACGGGCGATGGCGCCTTTAGTCCAACCCTCTGGGGCGAGGCCGACAGTCACCAAATCAGCAACGTGACCTTCAACAACGTGAACCTGGAGGTCCCCGGAGGGAGCGGCACCATGGGCACCGGGCTGCCGAGCAACGACCCCAAGGAGTACAATCCCAAGAGCATCGGCACCCGCCCGTCGTATGGCTGGTACGTGCACAATGCACATCACATCACGTGGCTGAATAGCGAGGTGCACTTCAAGAACAACGACGGCCGCCCGGGCATCCTGGCGAGCAACGGCAGCTTCCTCCGGTTCGACAAGTTCATCGACGAGCGCGGCTCGAACAGCCCGTTCGACATCGGCTTTCAATCGGTGACCGGTTACTGCGTCCAGAACGCGACCAACACCAAAGGCGGCGCGCTGCGCATCGACGCGTCCAGCTCGTCGCAGAGTTGCCCCTAG